The Perca fluviatilis chromosome 2, GENO_Pfluv_1.0, whole genome shotgun sequence genome includes a region encoding these proteins:
- the arhgef12a gene encoding rho guanine nucleotide exchange factor 12 isoform X3 gives MSDTQSSFTDRFPKKANRTSSILSKDHPPDKKPKSDKTSLPSNEFDPTGLVQRCVIIQKDENGFGLTVSGDNPVFVQLVKEDGAAMRAGVQTGDRIIKVNGTLVTHSNHIEVVKLIKSGSYVALTVLGRPPGLAQIPLSEAESEMLGVSISSPNSPAAERPYSPLDRLSSTQPPWDENSSVCNQRVDMLQKMLSKEQQELQAMKEEYSRNPSPKLLKDIQEAKKHIPQLQGQLIKATGATQEAVPGGDADDGSMFETEHASVFKGDNSTELSWSSTPISRGFGPGSPESLYPRESSCPSPKSTPRNSFNSCYSPEAEDATDLDSLSPTTVSSPSSFRLVSQIIGAEDDYFDSDQEQTNGQCNSFNSIEQLKSRPAHLAAFLHHVISQFDPAPVLCYLYADFYKQTNSKETRRVFMDLHTFFIDRGANLKVAVPESISTDLDRRRTELIPEEINRQHVQTLQDSLLPDIQKNLEDFRQKRSMGLTVAEVELTRLDQERVRDRVALERERSYAENIIAKIEDILLTTQTTEEEKCTTMQYVIYTYMKHLGVRVKEPRSLESKRVRINFLPKIKKSIKTEKEGEEKVKKPRFPSILGPQRRPSRIEAASVGKALDGRPRPQKQLSQPSLGASDHMEAVRLRGSQSSEGSELTHSMSVNTSSPNSATYGSDTSRDTDMGGTPTSGLPRLSDGLQSDPLDGLPYPASPFDLYSLDQLQEDDRESDRAHEGTPKAIRRLEGLGAADVQSEDDQGTDSEHDPPNWQQLVGREVLAGLRSHEIKRQEVINELFYTERAHVRMLRVLDHVFYQKLSKESILPPADIKNIFTNLDEILQLHVSVLEQMAAVRKRNESSVIDQIGDDLLSWFSGGEEEKIKKAVGTFCSNQPFALEIIKTKQKKDSRFTSFVQEAESNRLCRRLQLKDIIPVEMQRLTKYPLLLENIAKYTDNAVEKDKVKQAADCCRKILNHVNQAVKESEDKQRLEDYQRRLDLSSLKQTDNPMILELKNLDLTKRTMVHEGPLSWKVNKDKTIELYTLLLQDILVLLQKQDERLILKCHSKNLAGTADTKHIFSPIIKLNTVLVRSVATDNKSFFVLSMSENGAQIYELMAPTVSDQRTWQRLITQRADAMKVKPHSVIPLPQTDGERDGVEIITAGVSRLNRDPDRTSTGSTQSTDKESNPAPRIVTQGSLQGNNPFEGVKAEEEEEEEGFVDPEPPYQVAEDGKEGDSFDTFPSRADEALKTLAALKQVLVTQLMSQEAVEQTKRSTGARLLRTTSLRTPVDSRARVMAHNGSQTEDPTQDLGSGDTGFFDSPEDYAGYLVLEGYGGPGESSTDDDILASTTGKQLRTSQGCAADSGINLRFSSTSQAGSLSSFSRQVLSHLRNLQVNLNYLKEVEAKYNNLIRQRPERSAADTDGNKDKR, from the exons GTTTCCCAAGAAAGCAAATAG AACCAGCAGCATTCTCAGTAAAGACCACCCCCCAGACAAGAAacccaaaagtgacaaaacctcACTTCCCTCCAATGAGTTTGACCCTACAG GTCTGGTCCAGCGATGTGTAATCATCCAGAAAGATGAAAATGGCTTTGGGCTTACTGTCAGTGGTGACAACCCAGTGTTTGTGCAGCTTGTCAAAGAAG ATGGGGCTGCTATGCGGGCAGGTGTTCAGACAGGAGACAGGATCATCAAG GTTAACGGGACCCTTGTTACACATTCTAATCACATTGAGGTGGTGAAGCTTATCAAAT CGGGCTCCTATGTGGCCCTCACAGTGTTGGGGCGTCCTCCAGGGCTTGCCCAGATCCCTTTGTCTGAAGCGGAGTCTGAAATGTTGGGCGTTAGCATTTCCTCTCCAAATTCCCCAGCAGCAGAACGCCCCTACAGTCCTCTGGACCGCCTCTCCTCCACTCAACCACCATGG gaTGAGAATAGCAGCGTCTGCAACCAGAGGGTTGACATGTTGCAAAAGATGCTCTCAAAAGAGCAGCAGGAGCTGCAG GCCATGAAGGAGGAGTACAGCAGGAACCCCTCCCCCAAACTACTGAAAGACATCCAGGAAGCTAAGAAACACATTCCTCAGCTGCAGGGTCAGCTCATCAAGGCCACTGGGGCAACACAG GAGGCTGTTCCAGGTGGTGATGCAGATGATGGTAGCATGTTTGAGACCGAGCACGCGTCCGTCTTTAAGGGAGACAACAGTACAGAGCTGTCATGGAGCAGCACTCCT ATATCTCGTGGGTTTGGGCCTGGATCTCCAGAGAGCCTGTACCCAAGAGAGTCATCCTGCCCCAGCCCAAAGAGCACACCCAGGAACAGCTTCAACTCCTGCTACTCTCCAGAGGCAGAGGACGCCACTGACCTG GACTCTCTGTCCCCTACCACAGTCAGCAGTCCCTCTTCCTTCCGCCTCGTCTCGCAAATCATTGGAGCTGAGGACGACTATTTTGATTCAGACCAGGAGCAG ACTAATGGCCAGTGTAACAGCTTTAACAGCATTGAGCAGCTCAAGTCTCGTCCGGCCCACCTCGCAGCCTTCCTTCACCATGTCATCTCTCAGTTTGACCCTGCTCCTGTG CTGTGCTACCTCTATGCTGACTTTTACAAGCAGACCAACTCCAAAGAGACCAGACGGGTGTTCATGGACCTCCACACCTTCTTCATTGACCGTGGAGCA aatTTGAAGGTTGCAGTTCCTGAATCCATCTCTACCGATCTCG ACCGGCGGCGGACAGAACTGATCCCTGAGGAAATaaacagacaacatgttcaaacACTGCAGgactctctgctccctgacatcCAGAAGAATCTTGAGGATTTCAG GCAGAAGCGCAGTATGGGCCTAACGGTGGCTGAAGTAGAGTTGACCAGACTGGACCAAGAGAGAGTCAGAGACCGTGTCGCTCTGGAGCGAGAGCGCTCATATGCTGAAAACATCATCGCCAAGATAGAGGATATCCT GTTAACTACTCAGACCACAGAGGAAGAGAAATG caCTACAATGCAGTAtgtcatttatacatacatGAAGCACCTTGGTGTGAGGGTCAAGGAGCCTCGCAGTCTGGAGTCCAAACGGGTCAGGATCAACTTTCTTCCCAAGATCAAG aaaagcatcAAGACAGAAAAGGAAGGAGAAGAGAAGGTGAAGAAACCCAGATTTCCCAGTATCCTTGGACCTCAACGTCGGCCCAGCCGCATTGAAGCAGCATCGG TGGGTAAAGCCTTGGATGGTCGGCCCAGGCCACAGAAACAGTTGTCTCAGCCTTCACTGGGGGCAAGTGATCACATGGAAGCTGTTCGTCTAAGAGGCAGCCAATCGAGCGAGGGCTCTGAACTCACACACTCCATGTCTGTCAACACCTCATCCCCAAACAGCGCCACCTATGGCTCAGACACTAGCCGAGACACTGATATGG GTGGGACTCCGACCTCAGGCCTCCCCAGGCTGAGTGACGGTCTTCAGTCCGATCCTCTTGACGGGTTGCCGTACCCTGCTTCTCCCTTTGACCTTTACAGCCTGGACCAACTGCAAGAGGACGACAGAGAAAGCGACAG AGCCCATGAGGGAACACCAAAGGCCATAAGAAG GCTTGAGGGACTGGGTGCAGCTGATGTCCAAAGTGAGGACGACCAGGGAACAGACTCTGAGCATGACCCTCCAAACTGGCAGCAGCTGGTGGGACGAGAGGTCCTTGCGGGTCTCAGGTCTCACGAAATCAAGAGACAGGAAGTCATCAATG AGCTGTTTTATACAGAGCGTGCGCATGTTAGGATGCTGAGAGTTTTGGACCACGTTTTCTACCAGAAGCTCTCCAAAGAGTCCATCCTGCCTCCGGCGGACATCAAGAACATCTTCACCAACCTGGACGAGATTCTACAGCTGCAtg TTTCAGTACTGGAGCAAATGGCAGCCGTTCGGAAGAGAAATGAGTCTTCAGTAATTGATCAGATAGGAGACGACTTGCTCTCCTGG TTCAGcggtggagaggaggagaagatcaAGAAAGCAGTGGGGACTTTCTGCAGCAACCAGCCTTTTGCTCTGGAGATCATAAAGACCAAGCAGAAGAAAGACTCGCGGTTTACATCGTTCGTCCAG GAGGCAGAGAGTAACAGACTGTGTCGCCGACTGCAGCTTAAGGATATCATTCCCGTAGAGATGCAGCGGCTCACCAAGTACCCCCTCCTACTAGAGAACATTGCCAAGTACACAg ACAACGCAGTGGAGAAGGACAAAGTGAAGCAGGCAGCAGACTGCTGCAGAAAGATCCTCAATCACGTCAACCAGGCTGTGAAGGAATCGGAGGACAAGCAG AGGTTGGAGGACTATCAGAGAAGATTGGACCTCTCCTCTCTAAAGCAGACAGACAACCCCATGATCCTGGAGCTAAAG AATTTGGATTTAACCAAGAGAACGATGGTGCACGAGGGACCACTGTCATGGAAAGTGAACAAAGACAAGACTATTG AGTTGTACACACTCCTCCTGCAGGACATCCTGGTTTTGCTACAGAAGCAAGATGAGCGCCTGATCCTGAAGTGTCACAGTAAAAACCTGGCAGGCACCGCAGACACCAAACATATCTTCAGCCCCATCATCAAACTCAATACTGTGCTGGTGCGCTCTGTGGCCACAG ACAACAAGTCCTTCTTCGTCCTATCCATGTCAGAAAACGGAGCCCAGATCTATGAGTTGATGGCGCCCACAGTTTCAGATCAGAGAAC GTGGCAGCGTCTAATCACCCAGAGAGCTGATGCCATGAAAGTCAAACCTCACAGCGTTATACCCTTACCTCAGACTGA TGGGGAGAGAGACGGCGTGGAGATCATCACAGCAGGTGTTTCCAGGCTGAATCGAGACCCAGACCGCACATCCACCGGCAGCACCCAGTCCACAG ATAAAGAGAGCAATCCAGCCCCTAGAATTGTGACGCAGGGTTCTCTACAAGGTAATAATCCCTTTGAGGGAGTAaaggcagaggaagaggaggaggaggaaggtttTGTGGACCCAGAGCCTCCCTACCAAGTGGCTGAAGATGGCAAAGAAGGAGACTCGTTTGACACGTTTCCTTCCAGAGCAGACGAAGCATTGAAAACAT TGGCAGCATTAAAGCAGGTGTTGGTGACCCAGCTGATGTCCCAGGAGGCTGTAGAGCAAACCAAACGCTCCACGGGGGCACGTCTCCTCAGGACCACCTCTCTACGGACCCCCGTAGACAGCCGCGCACGGGTGATGGCCCACAATGGCTCCCAGACAGAGGACCCGACTCAGGACCTGGGCTCTGGGGACACGGGCTTCTTCGATTCTCCTGAAGACTATG CAGGGTATTTAGTCCTGGAGGGTTACGGCGGCCCAGGGGAGAGTAGCACAGATGATGACATCTTGGCATCGACCACAGGGAAGCAGCTGAGAACCTCACAAGGCTGTGCTGCCGACTCTGGCATCAACTTGAGGTTTTCTTCGACGTCACAGGCCGGCAGCCTCTCCTCTTTTAGCAGACAGGTCTTGTCTCACCTTAGAAACCTTCAGGTCAACCTCAACTACCTGAAG GAGGTTGAGGCCAAGTACAATAATCTAATACGCCAAAGGCCAGAGAGGTCAGCAGCAGACACGGATGGAAACAAAG ATAAGAGATAG
- the arhgef12a gene encoding rho guanine nucleotide exchange factor 12 isoform X2, whose protein sequence is MSDTQSSFTDRFPKKANRTSSILSKDHPPDKKPKSDKTSLPSNEFDPTEALVVQKSGSSSVLAEGKPESCGLVQRCVIIQKDENGFGLTVSGDNPVFVQLVKEDGAAMRAGVQTGDRIIKVNGTLVTHSNHIEVVKLIKSGSYVALTVLGRPPGLAQIPLSEAESEMLGVSISSPNSPAAERPYSPLDRLSSTQPPWDENSSVCNQRVDMLQKMLSKEQQELQAMKEEYSRNPSPKLLKDIQEAKKHIPQLQGQLIKATGATQEAVPGGDADDGSMFETEHASVFKGDNSTELSWSSTPISRGFGPGSPESLYPRESSCPSPKSTPRNSFNSCYSPEAEDATDLDSLSPTTVSSPSSFRLVSQIIGAEDDYFDSDQEQTNGQCNSFNSIEQLKSRPAHLAAFLHHVISQFDPAPVLCYLYADFYKQTNSKETRRVFMDLHTFFIDRGANLKVAVPESISTDLDRRRTELIPEEINRQHVQTLQDSLLPDIQKNLEDFRQKRSMGLTVAEVELTRLDQERVRDRVALERERSYAENIIAKIEDILLTTQTTEEEKCTTMQYVIYTYMKHLGVRVKEPRSLESKRVRINFLPKIKKSIKTEKEGEEKVKKPRFPSILGPQRRPSRIEAASVGKALDGRPRPQKQLSQPSLGASDHMEAVRLRGSQSSEGSELTHSMSVNTSSPNSATYGSDTSRDTDMGGTPTSGLPRLSDGLQSDPLDGLPYPASPFDLYSLDQLQEDDRESDRAHEGTPKAIRRLEGLGAADVQSEDDQGTDSEHDPPNWQQLVGREVLAGLRSHEIKRQEVINELFYTERAHVRMLRVLDHVFYQKLSKESILPPADIKNIFTNLDEILQLHVSVLEQMAAVRKRNESSVIDQIGDDLLSWFSGGEEEKIKKAVGTFCSNQPFALEIIKTKQKKDSRFTSFVQEAESNRLCRRLQLKDIIPVEMQRLTKYPLLLENIAKYTDNAVEKDKVKQAADCCRKILNHVNQAVKESEDKQRLEDYQRRLDLSSLKQTDNPMILELKNLDLTKRTMVHEGPLSWKVNKDKTIELYTLLLQDILVLLQKQDERLILKCHSKNLAGTADTKHIFSPIIKLNTVLVRSVATDNKSFFVLSMSENGAQIYELMAPTVSDQRTWQRLITQRADAMKVKPHSVIPLPQTDGERDGVEIITAGVSRLNRDPDRTSTGSTQSTDKESNPAPRIVTQGSLQGNNPFEGVKAEEEEEEEGFVDPEPPYQVAEDGKEGDSFDTFPSRADEALKTLAALKQVLVTQLMSQEAVEQTKRSTGARLLRTTSLRTPVDSRARVMAHNGSQTEDPTQDLGSGDTGFFDSPEDYGYLVLEGYGGPGESSTDDDILASTTGKQLRTSQGCAADSGINLRFSSTSQAGSLSSFSRQVLSHLRNLQVNLNYLKEVEAKYNNLIRQRPERSAADTDGNKDKR, encoded by the exons GTTTCCCAAGAAAGCAAATAG AACCAGCAGCATTCTCAGTAAAGACCACCCCCCAGACAAGAAacccaaaagtgacaaaacctcACTTCCCTCCAATGAGTTTGACCCTACAG AAGCTCTGGTGGTACAGAAGAGTGGCAGCAGCAGTGTGCTAGCAGAGGGGAAGCCTGAGTCCTGTG GTCTGGTCCAGCGATGTGTAATCATCCAGAAAGATGAAAATGGCTTTGGGCTTACTGTCAGTGGTGACAACCCAGTGTTTGTGCAGCTTGTCAAAGAAG ATGGGGCTGCTATGCGGGCAGGTGTTCAGACAGGAGACAGGATCATCAAG GTTAACGGGACCCTTGTTACACATTCTAATCACATTGAGGTGGTGAAGCTTATCAAAT CGGGCTCCTATGTGGCCCTCACAGTGTTGGGGCGTCCTCCAGGGCTTGCCCAGATCCCTTTGTCTGAAGCGGAGTCTGAAATGTTGGGCGTTAGCATTTCCTCTCCAAATTCCCCAGCAGCAGAACGCCCCTACAGTCCTCTGGACCGCCTCTCCTCCACTCAACCACCATGG gaTGAGAATAGCAGCGTCTGCAACCAGAGGGTTGACATGTTGCAAAAGATGCTCTCAAAAGAGCAGCAGGAGCTGCAG GCCATGAAGGAGGAGTACAGCAGGAACCCCTCCCCCAAACTACTGAAAGACATCCAGGAAGCTAAGAAACACATTCCTCAGCTGCAGGGTCAGCTCATCAAGGCCACTGGGGCAACACAG GAGGCTGTTCCAGGTGGTGATGCAGATGATGGTAGCATGTTTGAGACCGAGCACGCGTCCGTCTTTAAGGGAGACAACAGTACAGAGCTGTCATGGAGCAGCACTCCT ATATCTCGTGGGTTTGGGCCTGGATCTCCAGAGAGCCTGTACCCAAGAGAGTCATCCTGCCCCAGCCCAAAGAGCACACCCAGGAACAGCTTCAACTCCTGCTACTCTCCAGAGGCAGAGGACGCCACTGACCTG GACTCTCTGTCCCCTACCACAGTCAGCAGTCCCTCTTCCTTCCGCCTCGTCTCGCAAATCATTGGAGCTGAGGACGACTATTTTGATTCAGACCAGGAGCAG ACTAATGGCCAGTGTAACAGCTTTAACAGCATTGAGCAGCTCAAGTCTCGTCCGGCCCACCTCGCAGCCTTCCTTCACCATGTCATCTCTCAGTTTGACCCTGCTCCTGTG CTGTGCTACCTCTATGCTGACTTTTACAAGCAGACCAACTCCAAAGAGACCAGACGGGTGTTCATGGACCTCCACACCTTCTTCATTGACCGTGGAGCA aatTTGAAGGTTGCAGTTCCTGAATCCATCTCTACCGATCTCG ACCGGCGGCGGACAGAACTGATCCCTGAGGAAATaaacagacaacatgttcaaacACTGCAGgactctctgctccctgacatcCAGAAGAATCTTGAGGATTTCAG GCAGAAGCGCAGTATGGGCCTAACGGTGGCTGAAGTAGAGTTGACCAGACTGGACCAAGAGAGAGTCAGAGACCGTGTCGCTCTGGAGCGAGAGCGCTCATATGCTGAAAACATCATCGCCAAGATAGAGGATATCCT GTTAACTACTCAGACCACAGAGGAAGAGAAATG caCTACAATGCAGTAtgtcatttatacatacatGAAGCACCTTGGTGTGAGGGTCAAGGAGCCTCGCAGTCTGGAGTCCAAACGGGTCAGGATCAACTTTCTTCCCAAGATCAAG aaaagcatcAAGACAGAAAAGGAAGGAGAAGAGAAGGTGAAGAAACCCAGATTTCCCAGTATCCTTGGACCTCAACGTCGGCCCAGCCGCATTGAAGCAGCATCGG TGGGTAAAGCCTTGGATGGTCGGCCCAGGCCACAGAAACAGTTGTCTCAGCCTTCACTGGGGGCAAGTGATCACATGGAAGCTGTTCGTCTAAGAGGCAGCCAATCGAGCGAGGGCTCTGAACTCACACACTCCATGTCTGTCAACACCTCATCCCCAAACAGCGCCACCTATGGCTCAGACACTAGCCGAGACACTGATATGG GTGGGACTCCGACCTCAGGCCTCCCCAGGCTGAGTGACGGTCTTCAGTCCGATCCTCTTGACGGGTTGCCGTACCCTGCTTCTCCCTTTGACCTTTACAGCCTGGACCAACTGCAAGAGGACGACAGAGAAAGCGACAG AGCCCATGAGGGAACACCAAAGGCCATAAGAAG GCTTGAGGGACTGGGTGCAGCTGATGTCCAAAGTGAGGACGACCAGGGAACAGACTCTGAGCATGACCCTCCAAACTGGCAGCAGCTGGTGGGACGAGAGGTCCTTGCGGGTCTCAGGTCTCACGAAATCAAGAGACAGGAAGTCATCAATG AGCTGTTTTATACAGAGCGTGCGCATGTTAGGATGCTGAGAGTTTTGGACCACGTTTTCTACCAGAAGCTCTCCAAAGAGTCCATCCTGCCTCCGGCGGACATCAAGAACATCTTCACCAACCTGGACGAGATTCTACAGCTGCAtg TTTCAGTACTGGAGCAAATGGCAGCCGTTCGGAAGAGAAATGAGTCTTCAGTAATTGATCAGATAGGAGACGACTTGCTCTCCTGG TTCAGcggtggagaggaggagaagatcaAGAAAGCAGTGGGGACTTTCTGCAGCAACCAGCCTTTTGCTCTGGAGATCATAAAGACCAAGCAGAAGAAAGACTCGCGGTTTACATCGTTCGTCCAG GAGGCAGAGAGTAACAGACTGTGTCGCCGACTGCAGCTTAAGGATATCATTCCCGTAGAGATGCAGCGGCTCACCAAGTACCCCCTCCTACTAGAGAACATTGCCAAGTACACAg ACAACGCAGTGGAGAAGGACAAAGTGAAGCAGGCAGCAGACTGCTGCAGAAAGATCCTCAATCACGTCAACCAGGCTGTGAAGGAATCGGAGGACAAGCAG AGGTTGGAGGACTATCAGAGAAGATTGGACCTCTCCTCTCTAAAGCAGACAGACAACCCCATGATCCTGGAGCTAAAG AATTTGGATTTAACCAAGAGAACGATGGTGCACGAGGGACCACTGTCATGGAAAGTGAACAAAGACAAGACTATTG AGTTGTACACACTCCTCCTGCAGGACATCCTGGTTTTGCTACAGAAGCAAGATGAGCGCCTGATCCTGAAGTGTCACAGTAAAAACCTGGCAGGCACCGCAGACACCAAACATATCTTCAGCCCCATCATCAAACTCAATACTGTGCTGGTGCGCTCTGTGGCCACAG ACAACAAGTCCTTCTTCGTCCTATCCATGTCAGAAAACGGAGCCCAGATCTATGAGTTGATGGCGCCCACAGTTTCAGATCAGAGAAC GTGGCAGCGTCTAATCACCCAGAGAGCTGATGCCATGAAAGTCAAACCTCACAGCGTTATACCCTTACCTCAGACTGA TGGGGAGAGAGACGGCGTGGAGATCATCACAGCAGGTGTTTCCAGGCTGAATCGAGACCCAGACCGCACATCCACCGGCAGCACCCAGTCCACAG ATAAAGAGAGCAATCCAGCCCCTAGAATTGTGACGCAGGGTTCTCTACAAGGTAATAATCCCTTTGAGGGAGTAaaggcagaggaagaggaggaggaggaaggtttTGTGGACCCAGAGCCTCCCTACCAAGTGGCTGAAGATGGCAAAGAAGGAGACTCGTTTGACACGTTTCCTTCCAGAGCAGACGAAGCATTGAAAACAT TGGCAGCATTAAAGCAGGTGTTGGTGACCCAGCTGATGTCCCAGGAGGCTGTAGAGCAAACCAAACGCTCCACGGGGGCACGTCTCCTCAGGACCACCTCTCTACGGACCCCCGTAGACAGCCGCGCACGGGTGATGGCCCACAATGGCTCCCAGACAGAGGACCCGACTCAGGACCTGGGCTCTGGGGACACGGGCTTCTTCGATTCTCCTGAAGACTATG GGTATTTAGTCCTGGAGGGTTACGGCGGCCCAGGGGAGAGTAGCACAGATGATGACATCTTGGCATCGACCACAGGGAAGCAGCTGAGAACCTCACAAGGCTGTGCTGCCGACTCTGGCATCAACTTGAGGTTTTCTTCGACGTCACAGGCCGGCAGCCTCTCCTCTTTTAGCAGACAGGTCTTGTCTCACCTTAGAAACCTTCAGGTCAACCTCAACTACCTGAAG GAGGTTGAGGCCAAGTACAATAATCTAATACGCCAAAGGCCAGAGAGGTCAGCAGCAGACACGGATGGAAACAAAG ATAAGAGATAG